From one Microlunatus sp. Gsoil 973 genomic stretch:
- a CDS encoding MBL fold metallo-hydrolase: MSEWDAEFEVESESDEDPDFGPHGDARIDHAVASGTFTLDGQTFDVENNIWVVGDDAECVVIDAPHDVTEILEVIANRRVIAILCTHGHDDHVRYAPDLGLATDARVLLHPDDLPVWRLTHRAPPSGSLHDHQVIPIADVDLRVIHTPGHTPGSVCFYAEEFPGYPAGVVFTGDTLFEGGPGATGRSFSDHDQILESIRTKLLTLPDATVVKTGHGPDTTIGAERDNV; the protein is encoded by the coding sequence ATGAGCGAGTGGGATGCCGAGTTCGAGGTCGAGTCGGAATCTGACGAGGATCCCGACTTCGGCCCGCACGGCGATGCCCGAATCGATCATGCGGTCGCCAGTGGCACCTTCACCCTGGACGGGCAGACGTTCGACGTCGAGAACAACATCTGGGTCGTCGGCGACGATGCCGAATGCGTGGTGATCGACGCGCCTCACGACGTCACCGAGATCCTCGAGGTGATCGCGAACCGGAGGGTGATCGCCATCCTGTGCACCCACGGCCACGATGATCACGTACGGTACGCGCCGGATCTCGGCCTGGCCACGGATGCCCGGGTGTTGTTGCACCCGGACGATCTCCCGGTGTGGCGACTCACCCACCGGGCGCCACCGTCCGGCAGCCTGCATGATCACCAAGTGATCCCGATCGCCGACGTTGATCTTCGCGTGATCCACACACCCGGGCACACGCCGGGTTCGGTGTGCTTCTACGCCGAGGAGTTCCCGGGCTACCCGGCGGGGGTGGTCTTCACCGGCGACACCCTCTTCGAGGGCGGTCCCGGGGCGACCGGACGCAGCTTCTCCGATCACGACCAGATCCTGGAGTCAATCCGGACCAAGCTGCTCACGCTGCCCGACGCGACCGTGGTGAAGACCGGACATGGACCGGACACAACGATCGGCGCCGAGCGCGACAACGTGTGA
- a CDS encoding aldo/keto reductase yields MEYVRLGNTGLQVSPICAGCMSWGDPNKGRPWTLTEDEARPLIKQAIEAGVNFFDTANVYAAGSSEEITGRAMKDFGNRDNIVLATKVHGRMSDGPNGQGLSRKAILQEIDNSLRRLGTDYVDLYQIHRFDPNVPIEETMEALHDVVTAGKARYIGASSMYAWQFSKAQYVAMINGWTPFVSMQNHYNLLAREEEREMLPLCEDLGVGVIPWSPLARGRLTRPWEETTKRSETDTFGQNLYQDSDRQIVQAVLDVANARGVPAAQVALAWVNSNPVVTAPIVGMSRPQHLADAIASLDLELTDEEITQLEAAYTPRYPAELPR; encoded by the coding sequence ATGGAATACGTACGACTGGGAAACACCGGCCTGCAGGTATCGCCGATCTGCGCCGGCTGCATGTCCTGGGGTGATCCGAACAAGGGACGTCCCTGGACGCTCACCGAGGACGAGGCACGTCCGCTGATCAAGCAGGCGATCGAGGCCGGCGTCAACTTCTTCGACACCGCCAACGTGTACGCCGCCGGCAGCAGCGAGGAGATCACCGGCCGGGCGATGAAGGACTTCGGGAACCGGGACAACATCGTTCTGGCCACCAAGGTGCACGGCCGGATGAGCGATGGCCCGAACGGTCAGGGATTGTCCCGCAAGGCGATCCTGCAGGAGATCGACAACTCGTTGCGTCGGCTGGGCACCGACTACGTCGACCTCTACCAGATCCATCGCTTCGATCCGAACGTGCCCATCGAGGAGACGATGGAGGCCCTGCACGACGTCGTCACGGCAGGCAAGGCGCGCTACATCGGCGCGTCATCCATGTACGCCTGGCAGTTCAGCAAGGCGCAGTACGTGGCGATGATCAACGGCTGGACCCCGTTCGTGAGCATGCAGAACCACTACAACCTTCTCGCCCGCGAGGAGGAGCGGGAGATGCTGCCGCTGTGTGAGGATCTCGGAGTCGGCGTGATCCCGTGGAGCCCACTGGCGAGGGGCCGGTTGACCCGGCCGTGGGAGGAGACCACGAAGCGGTCGGAGACCGACACCTTCGGCCAGAATCTCTACCAGGACAGCGATCGGCAGATCGTCCAAGCGGTGCTGGACGTGGCGAACGCGCGGGGCGTACCGGCGGCCCAGGTGGCACTGGCGTGGGTCAACTCCAACCCGGTGGTCACCGCACCGATCGTCGGAATGAGCAGGCCGCAGCACCTCGCCGACGCCATCGCATCACTCGACCTCGAGCTGACCGATGAGGAGATCACACAGCTGGAGGCGGCGTACACCCCGCGCTATCCGGCGGAGCTGCCCCGCTGA
- a CDS encoding NADPH-dependent FMN reductase, with protein sequence MCAYKVGYFIGSLSSTSVNRILSRALINLAPPDLDFTEIPIGNLPLYSQDFDNDYPPEARALKEAIDGSDAVLFVTPEYNRSIPGALKNAIDWASRPWGRNSFDHVPAAVIGASPGQIGTAVAQQSLRAVLSFCNARQMTAPEAYIQFAPGVFTEAGEVTDDSTAAFLRDFMQEFRVHIERVLTVLPRS encoded by the coding sequence ATGTGCGCCTACAAGGTCGGCTACTTCATCGGCAGCCTGTCATCGACTTCGGTCAATCGGATTCTCAGCCGTGCGCTGATCAACCTGGCGCCTCCGGACCTGGATTTCACGGAGATACCGATCGGAAATCTGCCGTTGTACAGCCAGGACTTCGACAACGACTACCCGCCCGAGGCCCGGGCACTCAAGGAGGCGATCGATGGCTCGGATGCCGTGCTCTTCGTCACTCCGGAGTACAACCGGTCCATTCCGGGGGCGCTGAAGAACGCCATCGACTGGGCGTCGCGGCCCTGGGGACGGAATTCCTTCGACCATGTGCCGGCTGCGGTGATCGGCGCCTCGCCGGGACAGATCGGGACGGCCGTGGCCCAGCAGAGCCTCCGCGCGGTGCTCAGCTTCTGCAACGCGCGACAGATGACGGCGCCCGAGGCGTACATCCAGTTCGCGCCGGGGGTCTTCACCGAAGCGGGTGAGGTCACCGACGACTCGACCGCGGCATTCCTGCGGGACTTCATGCAGGAGTTCCGGGTACACATCGAACGGGTGTTGACAGTCCTGCCACGCTCCTGA
- a CDS encoding SRPBCC family protein encodes MQLRNVVTINRSPAQVFAFLTHFENLPLWNYAITETRRVGSGLVGLGARYSQTRTIPRPATESFEVIEFDPDRSVAIRGTLGAFEALSRYQLRGSADATVLTSTMHLESSGLLRLADSLAMPRIRAAVADNLQQLKAQLEAGPATRPRPPGQAGGHRPVRP; translated from the coding sequence ATGCAGTTGCGCAACGTCGTGACGATCAACCGGTCACCGGCACAGGTCTTCGCCTTTCTCACCCACTTCGAGAACCTGCCCTTGTGGAACTACGCCATCACCGAGACCCGGCGGGTCGGCAGCGGCCTGGTCGGGCTCGGCGCGCGCTACAGCCAGACCCGGACCATTCCGCGACCCGCCACCGAGAGCTTCGAGGTCATCGAGTTCGACCCGGACCGGAGCGTGGCCATCCGTGGGACTCTCGGGGCTTTCGAGGCACTCAGCCGGTATCAGCTCCGGGGGAGTGCGGACGCCACCGTGCTCACCTCGACCATGCATCTCGAATCCTCCGGGCTGCTCCGGCTGGCCGACTCCCTCGCCATGCCTCGGATCCGGGCCGCCGTCGCCGACAACCTGCAACAGCTCAAGGCTCAGTTGGAGGCCGGCCCGGCAACGCGGCCAAGGCCTCCGGGGCAAGCAGGCGGACACCGCCCGGTTCGGCCGTGA
- a CDS encoding BlaI/MecI/CopY family transcriptional regulator produces MPRDRGQLEADVMRQLWAADQPRTAKQIQAGFGPDAPAITTVLTVLDRLRRKGLVHRSDARTNITFRAAQSESDRAVESMLQSLQETGDRRAVLLRFAGDLDSSDAEVLRRALEGRTRRRSGAGRSGGSGSGAGGSGAGVSGTDT; encoded by the coding sequence ATGCCCCGCGACCGTGGCCAGCTCGAGGCGGACGTGATGCGTCAGCTCTGGGCCGCCGACCAGCCGCGGACCGCCAAGCAGATCCAGGCGGGATTCGGGCCGGACGCTCCGGCGATCACCACCGTCCTCACTGTGCTGGACCGCCTGCGTCGCAAGGGTCTTGTGCACCGGTCCGACGCCCGGACCAACATCACCTTCCGCGCCGCGCAGTCGGAATCGGATCGCGCCGTTGAGTCGATGCTGCAGTCGCTGCAGGAGACCGGCGACCGGCGGGCGGTGTTGCTGCGTTTCGCCGGCGACCTGGACAGTTCGGATGCCGAGGTACTGCGCCGGGCGCTCGAGGGCCGGACCCGTCGCCGTTCGGGAGCAGGTCGATCCGGTGGGAGTGGATCCGGTGCGGGTGGATCCGGTGCGGGTGTTTCGGGGACCGACACATGA
- a CDS encoding Crp/Fnr family transcriptional regulator yields the protein MIDVRSAAASGPLVRLPPEVLTRLLDGHTVIRAAAGGVLYRPGETAGLHLVVDGLVRVSMVSEGGRQVTVRYTRRGDVLGVPVIVSGPAPVFVQAVTDAVAVATRPGVLTQIARQDPRVGIWLADELAARVDSLLQELAMNAFWPVRRRLGRHLLDLAADDQQGDTLLVSASHQHLADAVGSVREVVARVLADLRSDGLVTAEPGGVRLLAPEALAALPGRPPTEP from the coding sequence GTGATCGACGTCCGGAGCGCAGCGGCGTCGGGACCGCTGGTCCGGTTGCCGCCCGAAGTGCTCACGCGGTTGCTCGACGGCCACACCGTGATCCGCGCCGCCGCCGGCGGAGTCCTGTACCGGCCGGGTGAGACAGCAGGTTTGCACCTGGTGGTCGACGGGCTGGTCCGGGTGTCGATGGTCTCCGAAGGAGGACGTCAGGTGACCGTCCGGTACACCCGACGCGGCGACGTGCTGGGCGTACCGGTCATCGTCTCGGGGCCGGCACCGGTGTTCGTCCAGGCCGTTACCGACGCGGTCGCTGTGGCCACCCGGCCCGGCGTGCTCACCCAGATCGCCCGGCAGGACCCGCGGGTCGGCATCTGGCTGGCCGATGAGCTCGCCGCCCGCGTCGACAGCCTGCTCCAGGAGCTGGCGATGAACGCCTTCTGGCCGGTACGCCGACGGCTGGGTCGGCATCTCCTCGACCTGGCTGCCGACGACCAACAGGGCGACACGCTTCTGGTCAGTGCGAGCCATCAACATCTTGCCGATGCCGTCGGAAGCGTTCGCGAAGTCGTCGCCCGCGTGCTGGCCGACTTGCGCTCGGACGGCTTGGTCACGGCCGAACCGGGCGGTGTCCGCCTGCTTGCCCCGGAGGCCTTGGCCGCGTTGCCGGGCCGGCCTCCAACTGAGCCTTGA
- a CDS encoding N-acyl homoserine lactonase family protein — MSTNSDPIARVSVLSTGSVAIRPEHVGPTKLNTYVWLATSRRWTAPRPINVYVVEHRDGLVLFDTGQDRASVTDPDYFPTGPTGLVYSHLARFAVPQDQTLTAGLARLDHDVADVDVAVISHLHQEDHIGGLAEVGHAELLVSRAEWQSLSTPFAAARGLMRNHIDLPGLRWRHPDIEPLADPMITPFTHGHDLFGDGSLVLLPTPGHTPGSLSMLVRRPGQTPLLMVGDLTYDDQLLAAGQLPGVGHKHQMRRATALVNQLRSTLPGLVVLPAHDPTAAQRLRDAQEHQPCSCATS, encoded by the coding sequence ATGAGTACCAACAGCGACCCCATCGCCCGCGTGTCAGTGCTGAGCACGGGTTCGGTTGCGATCCGGCCGGAACATGTCGGTCCAACCAAGCTGAACACCTACGTCTGGCTGGCGACATCGCGCCGCTGGACCGCGCCGCGACCGATCAACGTCTATGTCGTCGAGCACCGCGACGGACTGGTGCTCTTCGACACGGGACAGGACCGAGCCTCGGTGACCGACCCGGACTACTTTCCGACCGGTCCCACCGGGCTTGTCTACTCGCATCTGGCCAGGTTCGCGGTGCCGCAGGACCAGACGCTGACCGCCGGGCTCGCGCGACTGGACCACGACGTGGCCGATGTCGACGTCGCCGTGATCTCGCACCTGCACCAGGAGGACCACATCGGTGGACTCGCCGAAGTCGGGCACGCCGAGCTGCTGGTCAGCCGCGCCGAATGGCAGTCACTGTCGACCCCGTTCGCGGCGGCCCGCGGCCTGATGCGCAATCACATCGACCTGCCGGGTCTCCGGTGGCGGCACCCTGACATCGAACCGCTCGCCGATCCGATGATCACGCCGTTCACCCACGGGCACGATCTCTTCGGCGACGGCAGCCTGGTGCTGTTGCCAACGCCCGGTCACACACCCGGCTCGTTGTCGATGCTGGTACGTCGACCCGGCCAGACACCACTGCTCATGGTCGGCGACCTGACCTACGACGACCAACTGCTGGCCGCCGGACAACTTCCGGGAGTGGGCCACAAACACCAGATGCGCCGGGCGACCGCACTGGTGAACCAGTTGCGCAGCACCTTGCCCGGACTCGTCGTCCTTCCGGCCCACGACCCCACCGCCGCGCAGCGGCTGCGAGACGCCCAGGAGCATCAGCCATGCAGTTGCGCAACGTCGTGA
- a CDS encoding low molecular weight protein-tyrosine-phosphatase: protein MFVCWGNICRSPIAERVAEQRASAVGLSDVRFSSAATSTEELGRPMDPRAAAVLRQYGYRDGDHVAHQITAEEIDGADLVIAMEPLHIERMRRLGDVDSALDEGRMALLTEFDPDAQPGSGVPDPWYGGPEGFEDTLAAVEAAIPGVLDRIRELQQQSVS, encoded by the coding sequence GTGTTCGTCTGTTGGGGCAACATCTGTCGATCGCCCATCGCCGAGCGAGTCGCCGAGCAGCGGGCGTCCGCAGTCGGGCTGTCGGACGTTCGGTTCAGCAGCGCGGCCACCAGCACCGAGGAACTCGGCCGGCCGATGGATCCGCGGGCCGCAGCGGTGCTCCGGCAGTACGGCTATCGCGACGGTGACCACGTGGCCCACCAGATCACCGCCGAGGAGATCGACGGCGCCGATCTGGTTATCGCGATGGAGCCGCTGCACATCGAGCGGATGCGACGCCTCGGCGACGTGGATAGCGCATTGGACGAAGGCCGGATGGCGCTGCTGACCGAGTTCGACCCGGACGCACAGCCGGGTTCGGGCGTGCCCGATCCGTGGTACGGCGGACCGGAGGGTTTCGAGGACACGCTGGCCGCTGTCGAGGCAGCCATCCCGGGCGTGCTCGATCGGATACGCGAGTTGCAGCAGCAGTCGGTGAGCTAG
- a CDS encoding M56 family metallopeptidase, whose protein sequence is MIIALVLAAYALVSLLVGPQILTRGDWRIFRPRLCLSLWYAVFLSGVLAAVGSGGIGIWLGWRIQVEQSYSADLLASTFGFRPTPGIDTVVRVTGIVLGWTTLAVAGAVISLVATRARELIGDQRRLRADLGAVIARSGYRREQIDGLSVTYVAGRRSVACSLGGRTAEVIVSADLDLRLSSGELRAIIEHERAHLRSIHLLVSRLAMLNRACFPQIRAARQLTRATALLIELIADDAAVRRCGRADLISALSKLANHSETGGDDVLALRAERLALAA, encoded by the coding sequence ATGATCATCGCGCTGGTCCTGGCGGCGTACGCCCTGGTCAGTCTGCTGGTGGGGCCGCAGATCCTGACCCGCGGCGACTGGCGTATCTTCCGCCCTCGGCTCTGCCTCAGTCTGTGGTACGCGGTCTTCCTTTCCGGCGTCCTGGCGGCCGTCGGATCGGGAGGGATCGGCATCTGGCTCGGCTGGCGGATCCAGGTCGAACAGTCCTACAGTGCCGATCTGCTCGCCTCGACCTTCGGCTTCCGACCGACTCCGGGGATCGACACCGTCGTCCGGGTCACCGGCATCGTGCTGGGCTGGACGACCCTGGCGGTGGCCGGCGCCGTGATCAGTCTGGTCGCCACCAGGGCACGCGAGTTGATCGGCGACCAGCGCCGGCTGCGGGCCGACCTGGGCGCCGTGATCGCGAGGTCCGGTTACCGGCGGGAGCAGATCGACGGGCTCTCGGTGACCTATGTCGCAGGCCGCAGGTCGGTGGCCTGCAGCCTGGGCGGGCGGACCGCGGAAGTGATCGTCTCGGCCGATCTCGACCTGAGGCTGTCGTCCGGGGAGCTGCGCGCGATCATCGAACACGAGCGGGCGCATCTGCGCAGCATCCACCTGCTGGTGTCCCGCCTGGCGATGCTCAACCGGGCCTGTTTCCCGCAGATCCGGGCCGCCCGGCAACTGACCCGGGCAACCGCGCTGCTGATCGAGCTGATCGCCGACGACGCGGCCGTCCGCCGGTGCGGCCGGGCCGACCTGATCTCCGCGCTGTCCAAGCTGGCCAACCACTCCGAGACCGGCGGGGACGACGTCCTCGCGCTTCGCGCCGAGCGGCTGGCGCTGGCCGCCTAG
- a CDS encoding phage holin family protein: MRWIVRLLANAAALAVATWLLSGITLTASGTGRKVLVMLVVALIFGVVNAIVKPIFKLVTLPILLLTLGLFLLVINALLLMLTSWLAGQFDLGWHVGGFWTAVLGALIVSVVSWLLNTFLRDRDENRVRR; encoded by the coding sequence ATGAGATGGATTGTGCGACTGCTCGCCAATGCCGCGGCCCTTGCGGTCGCGACGTGGTTGCTGAGCGGCATTACGTTGACCGCGTCCGGTACCGGCCGGAAGGTCCTGGTAATGCTGGTGGTCGCCCTGATCTTCGGTGTCGTCAACGCCATCGTGAAGCCGATCTTCAAACTCGTCACGCTGCCGATCCTGCTGCTCACCCTCGGCTTGTTCCTGCTGGTGATCAACGCATTGTTGTTGATGCTGACATCGTGGCTCGCCGGCCAGTTCGACCTCGGCTGGCACGTCGGCGGCTTCTGGACCGCGGTGCTCGGCGCCCTGATCGTCTCCGTGGTCAGTTGGCTGTTGAACACGTTCCTCCGCGACCGTGACGAGAACCGGGTTCGCCGGTGA